One Coffea eugenioides isolate CCC68of chromosome 2, Ceug_1.0, whole genome shotgun sequence genomic window, ATAAGATTACCCCATACTTAAATAGATGATCATTTTTTGTAGAGAGAGCATGAAAATATTCTTAAAATGCGAGAAACTGAAGATTCTGGTGTTTCATGGAAAGAGTACAAGTCCATGATTTTCACACACATGGTACGTTAACCAAACTTTTCAATGTATCTAGCATTTCAATCGTATAGGGAACTACACCATTTAGATCTTAAGTTTTGTTGTCTGCCGTAGGTTATAAATGAAACAGTTAGGCTTGCAAATATTGCCCCTGGGATTTTTCGCAAAGTGGTCAAGGAAGTTGAAATAAAAGGTATACTTCAATCTATCATTTGGCATCTTCTTGAAAATCGTTTATCGCACTTTCTTTATTTTGGATCCGCGATGCCTTTCTcctgggaaaaaaagaaaaagagaaagaactcTCTTTGGTAACTACTTGGGTTGTGCATTTTTGCATGGGAataaaaatgtagaaaataaataatttgtttcctttgttcttctttcctccattataaatTACAGTTCTGACTAATAAGTACGAATGATTTACAGGGTATACATTTCCTGCTGGTTGGACGCTAATGGTTTGTCCATCATCTGTTCATTTGGATCCTCATCGATACAACGACCCCCTTGAATTTAACCCATGGCGATGGGAGGTAATTTAATCATCGACGGATTCGAGTAATTTacacaaaaaagaaagataaactTACAGAACTAAAGTTATACAAAATCAAgtgaaaataattagggtttttccTGCTTTGATTTCAATCAAAAGGGCCAAGAATTACATGCGGGATCGAAAAGTTTCATGGCATTTGGTGGCGGTACGAGGCTTTGTGTTGGTGCTGACTTTGCAAAGTTGCAGATGGCAATTTTTCTGCATTATTTGGTCACAAAATACACGTAAGGATTTCTAAATCACAAATCCCAATTAATATCTTCGCTTAAATATATATAGAAGCTAATtgtaatatattataaattgaTGTCAACATAACTTCATCGGTTTTTTAATATGCATGATTGCAAGAAGAAAATGATAACTGATCAAAAAGCTTGTATAATTTGAATTTTCAGCTGGACAGTTATCCACGGAGGAGAGACAATCCGGAAACCTGGTCTTCTTTTCCCCAGTGGATTGCATATCGAGATTTCAGAGAACGAATAGACTTTCAGCTGGGCAATTCTCCAGTGAATTTACCTTTCAGAAGTGTATTTGTGATGTAGTAATTTATTGTTTGTTGCAAAGTTATTTAGTTTGCTTACGACTTTGGGTTGTACTACGTTATAAGTGCCTAATAAGCAACATTTTAAGTTGTGTCTTTCTTGAAACTGGGGAGAGCgttgtcctttttcttttttagttgcGTTCCTCTTCTCTAATTATTGAAGATTTTATAATAGTTACAGTTTGAGCTTGGActaattatttttcttcaataaaTTATTACGATGATTTTATTTATAAGGATAAATcaagccaagaaaaaaaaatagatatatatatatatatgcagtATGTATTACTCCTTCCCTTCTGTAAAGTTTGTCACACTTCAAGGATTCCAACTTTTAATAACAGTggatataattttaaaattgatgTTGTAGCCTCTCGTATCGTGAAAAACAAGTGTTGTACTAGCACATAAAGAGTTGTGGGGCCGTGATATTTGTTCAATCCACGTTTTGATCGCCTGCCAATAGTTTCGGTGATACATTGAATGGCTCTGTTACGTACTACAACAATAGTCGTTGTAGTTTCCCTAATAATAGCCCATGGACCTATGAAAAGACACATGCATTGAACTTTTGGGAAAAGTCTATCATGAGCCCCACAACTCGCGAAGCGTCTTCAAAATGGTACAGCGATTTGTACCACTCAATTGGAATTAGAATGACTAGTCTGGCACAAGTATTGAGCTGAAAGTCAAAGTTATTGTAGCGGTTGACAAGTCTGAAATTGTGGGAACAAATAAGTATAAGAGTGAATGGCCCAAAAGGTcattaaactattaaaaatggcaccctccggtcactaaactttttttgtggccgaaaaggtcactaaactcgcAAAAACTCTCCAGCGAagtcattttaccgaatttcagcGGTTTCTCATCCGGTAACAGGGTCAATATGGAGTGGAGGAATATAGTAAAGGGGCAAAAATGTCAAACAAAATATGGTCAACCTTTTTCCTTCGTTGAATCTTGATAACAAGGAATCTGCTCTAAAATCAATTTACCAATCTCAATCCCAACTTCGTTGATAAAAGAATTTATCTCATTTTACCAATCACTTTAAGAATTACCTGTTTCCTTGCGCTTCCACACCTGCAGGACTTGGTTACAACTGTCCTGCAAGTCTCAATGCAAGGCCCGCGATGACATCTTTCTGGGCACCTATGGAATCCACAGCTCAACAGCTTATCACAAGTTGCTCCACAGAGAGGCACAGCAACATCACAAGCCATCCCTTCATACACTCTCTTTCCACAAGGACAAGTCCTCTTCCCCTGGAGTGGACACTCACCACAATTACCTTTATGACACCCTCTCTCACAAACATGCCTCCCACAGCCAAGCAACTTCTGGCATGGATTTTCACACCTAAAAATCCTCTCACAACACTCTCTTTCCAGCTCCACCTTCCCGCATTGGCACTTATAAACCCCTTTTTTGCGACACATCGGACAGTCACAATCATGGCAAATTTCACCACACCTATGGCTTCCACAAGCTAATGTCTTTCTACAAACGCCTTTACAAGAAAAATCCTTAAACCCGCAACGTCTCACGTCCTCTTTAGCCCCACAATAACACTTGGTTTTAACCAATTTCGGGCACGAGGGGCAGGGCCCTGGGTGACACAACAACAAGCATTCGTGCCCACAATTGTATGTCAACGGCCTACCACAGATTTCTCCACAAGAATGAGGTAAAATCCAGGGATCATGAGGTGGGTTTTCGAGTTTTccacaaaaataatagtaatacTTGGGGGTCTGCGATTTGGGATACTCGATCCGGCATTTGGGGCAATGCCAGCGGAGGGTGTCATCGTTAAGAGTGGCGGCGCGTGAGGCAGCCCGTGCAGCTGCAAGATTTGAGGATTGGTGGGCCCAGGATTGGATACAGAGGAGGTGGAAGACTGCGAAGCAGCGGGAGGAGCAGGACCAGGTGGGATCGGTGGGTTTGATCCGTTCAAGGCATATGAGGCATGAGAGAGCCCCAGAGCGAGAGGAAGTAAGGAACGATTGGATCTTTATCAGGTCTTGATGTTGAGGGGAGGATTGGTGACCGGTGAGTTCGAGGTAGGATTTAAAGATGGTGGAGGAGAGGTCAGTGTGTTGGTGCTGGCGGGAACTGGTGCCGGAGTCGGAATCTGAGTCAGAGGACGGTGGAGAAAGTGGCGGTAGGAGGGTAGTGTTGGAGGTCGCCATTACGGGCCTTCCTGCGGAAATAAGGGTTTGGGATTGAGACAATCTATGGCTTCACCTATTCCAATAATCTTTCGGACATTTTTGTCCCTTTACTATATTCCTCCACTCCATATTGACCCTGTTACCGGATGAGGAACCgctgaaattcggtaaaatgactTCGCTGGAGAGTTTTTgcgagtttagtgaccttttcggccacaaaaaaagtttagtgaccagagggtgccatttttaatagtttagtgaccttttgggCCATTCACTCTAAGTATAAAGTAGTAATAAAATGGTACAAAGGAAATTGAAGGAAAAGTTTATTTACTCACGTGAAGGTAAAGTTGGGATGCCATATTTGGAGACGAAATTGAGTGGgaagaaacttgtttggattgtaagttatttggaattatttgaaatatttttactgtaacactttttgtgatgtgatgtatgtgaaataaaaaggtaattaaaaagataaaaaggtatattggaaattgtaatgatgatataagcaaataaaattggaTAAATAATGcttaatccaaacaaacccctTGCCTGATTTACCTCTCATGAAACGAAAAGTAAAATTGAGTGGGAAGAACTAGCAAGTCCATCTCCGGAAAAATTACACTTCCACCGTAATAAGAGACCCAAGGTTAATTACACTCCCACTTTCAATTGCGAATGAATTATACTTTATTTTATGCTTCATGCATCATGAAAAGATTAGTTTTCTTTGATCAATTTTCTTATTCCTTCTATAACATATACTACATACATGCTTCAACATCTCACTTTCATTTATGAAAAATGATTAAATCGTACTTTATGATTCATGAATCATGAAATgagttctttctttttatttcacacaACTACAATACGAATCCAAAAACAATATTTGTTTCTCATTGTAATACCAATTATTCTTAATCCTTTCACAGTTCTTACGATTTATAATTCatatgtaaggatcgaagacaacctaagagggggggtgaattaggttttctAAAACCAGCTTTGATATGGGTCACATTTTTTTCAAGCCTGCCCTCCTTTTCTCGAAGACGACTCAATGGATCAGATTACACGAAAGCACAGTTGTTTGTGAGATGAAGAGATGAACAGTTTATATAGTAAAGATGTAAACGAAAGTAAAGAGACAAACCAGGTTTCAAGCTCAACTTGAGTTTGAACAATACTTTATataacaagctacttcaagttgaacaagcTTGCAACCAAATTCTGTGTACAatggaaggatcacttccttcttacCCCAAACCGcaacttggtcaagcaaggaagttttacaaacactctgataaccctcacaaagctacactattgaagaagctatgtcacacttgaaaagctacaagaaaattgcacaAGCTGAGAATACAAATAATCCCTTTTTGAGTATTcaaacacttgaatcactcactaTTTGATGTAGACTGGATGTGCAAAGTTGTTCTGAGGaggttgactttgttctttttataggagaccagaaaattcttcaattaatgctgtcaacgggtagaaggcatctgaagagtcaactagccgttggtgctgtcggacgtccgatagtcagATTTTATGCGTTCGAGCGAGATCAGTGAGTTCGAGAGATTTTCTTGACCCacttaggacgtccgatccctTCTCGccatgcgtccgagggtaagGTGCAGACTTGGAGGTTCCTCTTtaattccttcggacggccgataCATCCAAGGTGTTGCGTCCGAAGTATAGCAATGCTTGTCGGACGTTCGATGctcaggtgttgagcgtccgatcgtgatcagtaattgtagaagccctggcttgccttcttcggacgtccgagccTGAGTTCTTCATTCGTTCGAAGATACT contains:
- the LOC113754665 gene encoding NF-X1-type zinc finger protein NFXL2-like, with translation MATSNTTLLPPLSPPSSDSDSDSGTSSRQHQHTDLSSTIFKSYLELTGHQSSPQHQDLIKIQSFLTSSRSGALSCLICLERIKPTDPTWSCSSRCFAVFHLLCIQSWAHQSSNLAAARAASRAATLNDDTLRWHCPKCRIEYPKSQTPKYYYYFCGKLENPPHDPWILPHSCGEICGRPLTYNCGHECLLLCHPGPCPSCPKLVKTKCYCGAKEDVRRCGFKDFSCKGVCRKTLACGSHRCGEICHDCDCPMCRKKGVYKCQCGKVELERECCERIFRCENPCQKLLGCGRHVCERGCHKGNCGECPLQGKRTCPCGKRVYEGMACDVAVPLCGATCDKLLSCGFHRCPERCHRGPCIETCRTVVTKSCRCGSARKQIPCYQDSTKEKG